GAGCGGCCTTCCGGAGGGTGCGCAGGGGCCGGGCGCGCGGGCGGGCGCGGACCGCGCGGGGCGGCGCGAGGGCCCGGCCATGCCGGCGGGGCCGTCGGTCCGGCCGGTGTCGCGGGCGTGAACGGGGCCCGGCCGGCCGGCGTCGCTCAGGCCGGGCCGGGGCCCGCCGCCCGCGTCACGGAGCGGGGCGGAACTCGTGCACGACCTCGATCGGACCGACGATGTGCTGGTTGAACTCCGCCAGTTCCTCGGCCGGCACCCAGAGTTCCAGAATCGTCCGTCCGCCGGCCTGCCGCACCGGGTAGCGGGCGAGGAAGTCGGTCTCGACCTCGAACCTGGTGACGTAGCCGACGCCGGAGGCCGGGACGTTCCAGTCCCTGGCGATCCGGACGGCGTAGTCCTCGTCCAGTTTACCGACCGCAGGGGCTCGAATACCGGCTCTGAACTGCGACGATCCATAGACTACATGTCCGTCACGGTGACGGCTGCCGTTCTCTGCAGCTCGTTTGAGTGGTGCCGCAGTAGAGCCCGGTGGTGGCGGGATCACGGGTGCCGGAATCCCATGGCTTCACCGCTCGTGATCAGATGGCAGGTCTGTTCGAGTCCTGTGCAGTGGACTGCGATGATCGCCTCTCCCAAGGAGGGACCTGTCATGCCGACCGAAGAAGAGCTCGAGTCCATTGAGGTGCGCATCGCGGCCGCATCCATGGGTCCGTGGGTTCCCGTGCTGGAGACTCGCGGTGCGACCGGCGGGGCGAGCTGCATCCAGATCGCCCCAGCCACTGCCGTGGAGGACGATGAGATCTATCTCAGTCGGTTCACCAACGGAGAACAGGTCCAGGTCAGTCCGGACCTGCAACTGGATGCCGATCTCGATTTCATCGCTTCCGCACGACAGGACATGCCCCGCCTGATCGCCGAGGTGAGGCGACTGCGCGCCCTGCTGCGGGGGGACAGTGACCGGCGGCATGCCGCTTTCGTGGCACTCCTCGAGCTCGGGCGAAGCCAGGACTACCGTGACCGGGCGGATGCCGGTCGTGGCTTGGCGGCCTTCGCCGACATGCAGGAGGCCCTCGGGCCGCTGCTGGAGCTCGTGCTCGACCCGGGTGACACCTTCGTCACCCGGGTGACCGCGGAAGCCGTGCTTCGGCGAATGGACAGGGCCGGGCTGGCGGTAGTCGCCTCCGCGATGGCAGTCGCCAACGCGAATCACAGCGATTACATCCACACCGCAATCGTCGACGTGTTCAGCATCTTCTCCGAGGAGCGGGACAAAGCGATGCAGCTGTGCGAGGAGATGCTGCGGGACAGCGACGACCGGGTTGCCCTGGGAGTCCGTCAGCTGCACGGCATCCTGGCCGAGATCGACCCCGTTCTTCGACCCGCGTAGCGCGGATCATCCCGGCGGGGTGGCGATCTGGGCTTCGAGGTCGGCGACGCGCCGGTCCTGGAACCGCAGGTTCGAGCGGGCGGCCTTGAGGCGTTCGTCGAAGGACCGGTTGTCGGCGGTGAGCTGGCGGACGCGCTGCTTGAGGGTGGTGTTCTCGGTGACGATCCGCTGGATGGCCTCCTGGGTCCACTCGGCTTCCAAGTCGCGGACCTGACCGAGGAGTTCGCCGATGCGGGTGCGCTGGGTGAGGATCTCGCCGTGGGCGGATTTGAGCGCGTCCTCGGCGTTCAGGGCCCGTTCACGCCAGGTCGCCTCGCGTGCCTCGTCCTGGTCGGTGAGCATCTGGGTGCGGCGTTCGCCGGCCTCGGCCATCGCGGTGGCGACCGCGGCTCTGGCATCAGGGTGGTCGTAGAGGAAGGTGCGGGAGACGTTCGCGCGGCGGGCGACGGCGGCGACGCTGATCTGGGTCTTCTCGCGGCGGAGCCGGGTGATGGCATCGTGGACTCGTCCGAGGGCGGCGTCGGTGCTGCGGTGGCGGGCGGCCAGGGCGGCGGCCGTGCGCGGGTCGGGGACGGTGGTGGTCACGTGCATTGCTCCTGTTCGTCGGTGGTGTCCTCGGCCCAGTCCTGCTCGTCGCCGGCGGCCTCGGCGAGGTCGGCAGCGCGGAAGGCGGTGGACCAGACGCGATGGAAGTAGTCCTGGGGTTTGCGCAGGTCCAGGGCAAGGGCGTCGTCGAGCAGGCCGAGGCCGGCCAGTGCGCTCTCCAGGCCGTCGATGGCGCGGGCGGTGGGTTCGAAGTAGCGGTGGAGGTAGTCGGCGGTGGCATCGTCGGGAGCCCCTTCAGCCAAGAGCCGCCACTGTTCGCGCTTGCGCCGCCAGTAGAGGAGGTCGGCGCCGGACATGACGAACTTGTCGCAGTTGTGGCAGTCCAGGTTCCAGGGGCAGGCGCCGCCCTCGACGACGGGCTGGAAGGTGCAGAAGCCGCCCTCTGCTGGTGTGCTGCGGCGGGAGAGATCGATCGCGAGGGCTTGGGCCTGCTGCCGGGTGAGCGGGGTGCTGTCCCCGGCCAGGAGCTCTCCCGGCTGGGCCGCTCCGGGGCCGGCGACCCAGACATGCTGCAGTACGTGCTCCAGGTCAGAGCTGGTCAGGTGGACATAGTGCTCGGCCATGCGGTCGGAGACCTGGCCGAGGTAGCGACGGATATGCGTCAGAGTTGCGCCATGCCGCAGCAGGTTCGTGGCCAGCGTGTGACGGGCCTGGTGCGGGACCAGGCGGCCGAGGTCCAGTTCGTCCACCCACAGCCGGAAGCCTCGGATGAACCAGGTGTAGGACAGCGAGGCTGTCATCTGCGAGTTGCGTGTGGTCCGGGGGAAGAGGACCATCGCCGCACGTTGCTGGGGCGATGGGGCGCGGCCGTGTCGGGCCGTGAACTTCTCCAGCGTCTTGCGCTGCCGCTCGGCGAGAAGATCATAAAGGCCCTCGGGGATGCGAATCGCGGCGTCGTAGTTGCCGACCTTGGTCTGGTCGTGCCAGAACATGGCCAGGCCGCCGTAGCGGCCTATGCAGTCCCACCGCAGCTTCAAGACTTCGCTGGTGCGGCGCCCGGTCGTGACGATCGCTTCCCAAATATCGCGCAGGCCGTGATCGCTGGGGTCATAGGCGTCAGCGAGCCGCTGCAGGTTCGTCACATCGGCAAGTGCGCGGGCTGCCTCGTCCGGGAACGGCCGCCGGGCTCGCAGCGGGGCTCCGCCCCCGGCCGGCATGGACGTGATGAACTCCCGGTCCAGGCCGATTCGTTCGGCGGTGCCGTCCTCCAGTGCGTCCCGAAGGACGCGCCGGACGCTGTTGAAGACCGTCCGGCGCGTGTGCGTGGTCACCGTAGGTGGTTTCCCGGTCGAGCTGGTCAGCGCAATCGACGGCAAGCTGTCGCGTTCCCGACGCCGTTGGTCGGCCACGAACCGCTGCATGTGCTCGCCGCGCAACACACTCGGATCGTGGCCTCCGCCCGGGGAGTCAGCCTCCAAGAACGCCGACAGTTCGGTGGATCCCCGGCGGAGCGAGTCGACTGGCGTGGCGGTCCTGGGACAGCTCGGCGACCGCAGCAGCTCGGCCAAGTGGTCCCAGAGCAGATCCCGTAGCCAGCGCTGTGAGATGGCCGTGAGGTCGATGTGGCTGGCCCGTTTGTCGAACCGAACACCGAAGTGGTCCGTCTCCAAGAACCCCGCCTGTCGGCAGTCCTCGGGAGTGAAGTAGATCAGTTGCAGCTCCCGCCGCATCTCCCTGACAATGCTGGACGAGAAGCCCCCCAGGGCGCTCAGGTCGAGATCAACCAGCGAGTCGACGCAGCTCTCCCGGCAGGCGTTGACCATGCGCTGGATCCATTCAAGGTCCCAGCGGCCGGGCTCGGGCTGCTCGGCGTGGCGGAACATGCCCCACTGGATCTCGGCCCGCAGCAGCGGCCTGAGCCCGCGCAGGTTGATCTGCCCCGGCCAGGTCACCGCCGCCACCGAGGTGCACCAGGCCCGGAACTCCTCCCGGTTCTCCATCACCACCGGGACCGGCTGCCCGACGCGTTCGTAGGAATGCCACCAGTGGTCTGGCAGGGAAGCGCCGCCGGGACGACCGTGCAGCCGGTAGCGGTGGCGGTGTCCCGAGCACAGCCCCAACGGGGAGTAGGCCAGGCTGGCGCAGACTGCCACCTGGCACTCTCCGTATCCCGCCAGGGCTTCCTGTTCTCCAGTCCAGCGCGCGAAGTCTGAGTCCGCAACGGATCCGGACCTGCACAGATGGAGCCAGCGGGTCTGGTGTCGGACGCATAGCCGTGTCGCGGTGTGGGCTGCGGGGCGCTGGGGGCAGATGCGGCAGGATTCCTCGCGGATCCACTCCGACGGACCGAGCGGTTCTGCCGCCGTGACAAAGGCCGCCTTGCCGACCCCGAGCTCCTTGGCCTCGTTCCACTCCCGGCGGTGCACCGAGCACAGATCCGTTCCACCGTCACGGACGCGTTCGCACCGGTTGACGAGGCATTCCCACCGATAGACAGCGTGGCCGCGAGGGATCCGGATGATCGATTCCCGGAAAACCCGGTCGAATGAGGGGCTGTGGGTCAGGGCCGTGAGGATCTCCAGCCGGTCCCGGGCCTGACGGTTGGGACGGTCGGTATGGACCGGCAGCAGAGACGTCGCGCTCACTTCGACTCACCCCAGACCGTACGGAGTGCCGCATCGAACGCCGGGTCGTGGACGTCGACGTGCCCGTAGACCTCGTCCACCATCGTGGCCGAGGCCCAGCCGCCGGCGTCCCGGGCAATCAGCAGGTTGCCGTCCGAGGCGTCGAGGACCGCCGAGGTGAAGCTGTGGCGGAAGGCATGGGGTTTCACGAGCCCCAGGCCGGCGCGTTCCCCGGCCCTGCCCAGCATCCTGCGGGCTCCGACCGGCGCCCAGGGCTCCCCGGCGCTCGCGCCGTGCAGTTGGACCAGTAGCATCCCGTGCCCGGCCCGGTCGCGTGGATACTCGCCGCCGGTGAGGTACTCGAAGTAGGTGTGCACCATCGCCGGGCTGACCCGCTTGATCAGCCCGCCGGTGACCGTGCCGTTTTCGATCCGCCACGGGTGCTTGGTCTTCGCCTCCGCCCGATTCGGGTTGCCGGGCCGGTGGCAGACGTGGACGTGCGGGCTGCGGCACTCACCGCACGCCGCGTTCTCACGCAGGTGCAGGTCGACCAGGTGCAGTCCGCAGAGCTCGCCGATCCGAAGTCCGCCGTCCGCCAGCCAGGTCACCACCAGCCGGTCCCGGGCCGAGTTCACCGTGGCCAGCAGCTTCTCGCGAGCGCCGTCCGGGAGCATCTTCGGGTGTCGACGGTGCGGCCCTCGCGGCGCGAGCGGGTTGGCAGGCATCTCACTCTTCACATGCCCGAGGAACGAGCGGCGGCGGTCCATCTGGGACGGCAACCGGGTCGCGCCGAGTTTCTTGCCGAGCTCGCCGTTGATGCCGAGCGATGCCTGATGCAGGTAGAAGCCCTTCAGGCAGGCTGCAGCAGTCGACAGCGCCGCCCGGCCGTACGGGCGCTTGCCAAGCCGCCACGGCTCACCGAGCGGCATGCGGACCTCGGCGCCGACGGTCCCCATGTACCGCTCAAGATCCCGCAACACCACCGCGCCGAAGGCCAGGCACTCGCGCTCCAGCCACCGCAGATGGTCCACCAGGTAATACGCGTACGTCTTCTGCGTCCCCGAACCGTCGTGCGTGCGAAGGAACCGGTCCGCCTCTGCATGCACCGCCCCTTCGGGCCAGACGATCGTCCACGACCGCCGCCCGTCTTTCCGCTCAATCTGCTGGACCCGCAGGTCCCCGACCACCACTCGCCGTGCCACTTGTCCTCCGTACCGACCCCGGAACATGACAGACGTCCCGGTCCCGGTCGGTAAACGAGCCCATGACGCCTTGGTCACAGGCCCAGACGGACATCACGGGCGGCACTACCCGCGGTCGGTAAAGTTGAGCACGGGGTAGAAGATCGGCTGGTCCGGCAGGCGCGGCGGCCAGGCGCGGCTTCCGGCGGCCCGTACCAGTGCCAGCTCCGCGGGACCGGTGGGGCGCCAGAGAGTGGTCGTACCGGTCATGGCCTGCTCTTCTCCGTGCTCGCTGAGTGGAGCGCACACGGTAACCGGCCCGCCGCACCGGTGGCGACCCGGTTTCCGCCGAGGCCGGCCCGGGGCCGTCAGTGGTAGGCGGCCTCGCCGGTGATGGCCTCGCCGAGGACCAGCGTGTGGATCTCGCCCGTCCCCTCGTAGGTGAGCACCGACTCCAGGTTGTTGGCGTGCCGCAGCACCGGGTACTCGGTGGTGATGCCGTTGGCCCCGAGGACGGTCCGGGCGCTGCGGGCGATCTCCAGGGCGGCCCGGACGTTGTTGAGCTTGCCGAAGCTGACGTGGGCCGGCAGGCACTCCCCCGCGTCCTTGAGGCGGCCGATCCGCACCGCGACCAGGTAGGCCTTCTCGACCTCCAGCATCATCTCCACCAGCTTCTGCTGGGTCAGCTGGAAGGCCGCGATGGGCCGCTCGAACTGGATCCTGCTCTTCGCGTACGCCAGCGCGGTGGTGTAGCAGTCGCGGGCCGCGCCGACGGTGCCCCAGAGGATGCCGTACCGGGCCTCGCCCAGGCAGGAGAGCGGCCCGCGCAGGCCCGTCACGCCGGGTAGCACCGCGTCGCCGGGCAGCAGGACGTCCTCCAGCACCAGCTCGCTGGTCACCGAGGCGCGCAGCGAGAGCTTGCCGTGCACGTCGTGGGCGCCGAACCCCTTGGTGCCGCGCGGCACCAGGAAGCCCCGGATGCCGTCCTCGGTCTGCGCCCAGACCACCGCGACGTCGGCGATGCTGCCGTTGGTGATCCACATCTTGGTGCCGGACAGCACCCAGTCGTCGCCCTTGCGGTGCGCCCTGGTGCGCATGTGGGCCGGGTCGGAGCCGAAGTCCGGCTCGGTGAGGCCGAAGCAGCCGATCGCCCGGCCGGCCGCCATCTCCGGCAGCCAGTGCTGCTTCTGCTCCTCGGAGCCGAAGGCGTGGATCGCGCGCATCGCCAGCGAACCCTGGACGGAGACGAAGCTGCGCAGCCCCGAGTCGGCCGCCTCCAGCTCCATGCAGGCGACCCCGTAGGCGACCGCCGTCGAGCCCGTGCAGCCGTAGCCGTCCAGGTGCATCCCGAGCAGGCCGAGCGCGCCCAGTTCGGGGGCGAGTTCCCGCGCCGGGAAGACGCCCCGTTCGAACCAGTCGCCGATCCGCGGCCTGATCCGCTCGTCGGCGAAGCGCCGTACGGTGTCGCGGATCAACCGCTCCTCGTCGGTGAGCAGGTCGCCGACCGCGAGCAGGTCGGCCGGGTCGATACGGTTCGGCCTCGTCATTGAAGCGCTCCTTGAGATCTTCGAAGGTACTGGCGAGTATTCCGTACGCTGGCCTGTTCAGGGGGCTGTCGGAGAGGGAACGTGGCAATGTACACAATCAGGCGGCTGACCGCCGAGGAGCTGTCCGGGGCCGCCGATGCGCTCGGCGCGCTGCTGGTGGACACCGTGGACGGCGGCAACTCGCTGGGCTTCCTGGCGCCGCTCGGCCTGCCGGCGGCCACCGCCTGGTGGCGGTCGCTGGCCCCGGACCTCGCGGCCGGGCGCCTGCTGCTCTGGGTGGCGCTGGCCCGGGACGGCCGGGTGGCCGGCACGGTCCAGCTGCGGCCGGCCACGCCCGCGAACGGCCGGCACCGCGCCGAGATCGCCAAGTTGATGGTGCACCGCGCGGACCGCGGCCGGCGCCTGGCGACCTACCTGCTCGCCGCCGTCGAGATGCACGCCCCGCACGTCGGCGTCAGCCTGCTCGTGCTGGACACCGAGACCGGCAGCCCGGCCGAGCGGCTGTACGAGTCGGCGGGGTGGTCCCGGGCCGGCAGCATCCCGGACTTCGCCGCGAACCCGGCCGGGGTGCTGCACCCGACCACGCTCTTCTACAAGCGGGTCGAGCCTCGCCCGGCGACCGAGGAGCCGCTCTCGCTAGGCTGATCCGGTCAGGTGGGGATGGTCGCAACGGGGGGTGGACGATGGCACGCTGGGCCGTGGTCGTCGAGGAGACGACGGGGACGGGGGATCACCGGCTCTGGGGACCGGAGGTCCTCGCCGAGGTGACGGGCACCCGCGAGGAGGCCCTCGCGGAGCTCCGGCGCATCGTGCCGGGCTACCGGCCGCAGCACCCGATGATCGACCACGGGCGCACGCTGCTGCGCGACGGTGACACCTACCTGCTCGTCGCGCGCGGCAGCATGCGGGACTACCACTGCGTCTTCCGGGTCTGGGAGCTGCTCTGGGACAGCAAGCGGCCCGAGATCCAGCAGGAGCGCCTGGACGAGGGCCCCGTGGACTGACGGGCCGACGGGCGCGCCACCGTCCGGCGGCGGGTGATCGACGCGCTGAGGATCGGCAGGACGGGCAACGCCGGCATCGAGGAGCACGTCGCCTTCGGCGCCACCACGACCTGCCCGGACGCCGCCGGCGCCGACCTGATCGGCGGGCGACTCCTGCAGCGGATCGCCCGGGGGTCCGCTACGCCCTCACGACGAGCGTCGTCGGCCGCACGGCTGACGCGCTCGGGCTGCCCCGCCCGGGCTCCCGGCGGGAACGGCCCGCTCACTGCAGGATGTTGACCGCCCTGGCCACCACCAGGAGCACCGTCAGCAGCGACACCACGCTCTGCGCCGTCATCAGCAGCTTCGCCCAGGAGGTGAGCGGCATCGTGTCGGTGGGGCTGAAGGCCGCGGCGTTGGTGAACGCCACGTAGAGGTAGTCGCCGAAGTACGGCTCCCACTGCGGCGGCGCCATCTCGCGGTCCTGCATCTGCGGGAAGAGGAAGTCGGGGTGATCCTCGGTGCCCTGGGCCCGGACGACCGGGCCGCCCCGGTCCAACTCCCAGTACCAGAGCGCGAACACGATCACGTTGGTGGCCCAGACCGCGCCGCCCGTCCCGAGCAGGGCCGGCGCGTTCGCCGCGCCGGCCCCGTGCAGGAGCTCGCGCACCAGGAGCACCGCCGACCAGCCGTTGGCCAGGCTGATCGCCCCGGCCAGCGCGAGGCTCAGTCCGCGCAGCAGGAAGGAGCCCCGGTCGAACCGCCGACGCGGGTTGGCCACCACCAGGGCCAGCAGCAGGGCGACCTCCAGCGCCGGCAGCAGCCAGTGCGGGTGGATCGTCAGCCGGGCCGGGAGGAAGAGCTGGAGTGCGATGGCGACCAGGATGGCCACCGTCACCGCCGAGCGCTCCTCGCCCTGGGTGGGACTGCGCCAGGCCGGCGGCGCGGTCGCACCCGCCCGGGCCTCGGCCGAAGCCTCCAGCAGCCGCTCGATCCGCTCCAGCCGCTGGTGCAGCCGCTCCGTCGACGGCTCGTGTCCGGGTGCGGCGGCGCCGGCCGGCTCGTTCTCGTCCATGGCGGACCATTCTGGCCGACCGGGCGCCCCGCCCCGCCGCCCGTGCCCACGCCACGCGGGCGGCCGCGGCCCGGCCCGGCGGACACGGTGCGCGGCGCCCGACCCGAGGCACCCCGGGTGGGACGGTCAGCGCAGCAGCGCGTCCAGGAAGGGGTTGCCGAACACCCGGTGCGGGTCGTACCGGTCGAGCACCGCCACCGCCTCGTCCCAGCCGGGGCCGCCGCCCGCCCGCAGGCTGTCCGGGATCGCGCGGCCGAGCACGTCCGGATCGGACCAGGCGGCTTCGGCGGTGTAGGCCCAGCCCTTGGACCACTCGACGCGCAGGCCGGCCCGGGTGCCGTCGAAGGTGCGCAGCAGGAACTGCTCGATGTCCCGGCAGAACCGGTGCAGGCCGGGGGTGTTCGGCAGGGTGAGGATGTCCAGCCACACGGCGGTGTCCCACTCGGGGTGGTCCGCTCGGGGGCGCAGGGCGGAGAGCAGCGGCGGGCGGGCGCCGGGCACGCCGCACCAGGCCGGGTCGTCGAGACCGGTGACCCGGATCTCGACCGTGCCGTTCACCGGGAACTCGCCACGGGCCTGGTAGTCGGCCAGCAGCTGCCGGTAGTACGCGGCGAACTCGCTCACCACCCACTGGAGATCCGCTCGCCGGGCCAGCACCGCGTACCCGTTGGCGGTCATCCGCAGGGTGCTCGGCCGGACGTACTGGAGCAGCGCCCGGGAGGGCCCCCACAGGTCGGAGCGCAGGCCGTCGGCCAGGAGGTGGGTGAGGGTGTCGCCGCTGAGCAGGTCGCGCAGCAGGCCGCCGGAGAGCAGGATGTCGGTGAGGTCGCCGGTCAGGGCCAGCTTGGCGATCAGGTACTGGAGCTGTCCGAACAGCGGGGCCGATCCCCATGCGCCGCCGACCAGTTGCCCCGCCAGCCTGGCGACCGGCTCGGGGATGCTGTCGGAGAAGGGGTAGTTGTAGGGCTCGGTGACCCGGCGGGCGCCGAACGGCCGGCCGGGGGCGACGCTCCAGGTCTTCAGCCAGGGGCGGTCGGTGAAGGCGAACCAGATGGCCTCGGCCCGGCCGTCGTGGTCGACCAGGTCCGCGAAGGTGCGGGGGTTGCCCGGCGCGCCGGGCCGGGCGAACAGCTCGGTCGCCGGGATGTCGAGCCTGCTGACGCAGCGCAGGTTGCGGTCGGCGCCGGCCCGCAGCACCACCTCGGTGAGGAAGGCCCGGCCCAGGTGGACGAGGAAGGCGGCGCTGTCGGCCTCGGCCCGGTCGAAGCTGCGCAGCACGTAGCGGCCGGCCGCCTCGTCCCGGACGACGGCGGTGAGCCGGACGACCTGGTTGCTCAGGCTGCCGTAGCCGTGGCCGGCCTGCCGGCTCTCGCCCGCCGCCGGGACGGCCGTGCCGTGGCCGCCGATGGCGAGCACGCCGCCGACCGTCACCTCACCGGGCGCGGGGCAGGCCGTCACGCCGAGGCCGTGGTCGGCCAGCAGGGCGAGCAGCGCCTCCATGGTGGCGCCGGTCTGCACCCGGACGGTGTCGGGGCCGTCGAGCGCGATCGCGGTCAGATGACGGCCCGTGTCGACCAGCAGGACGCGGGCCGCCGCGTCGGTCCCGTCCGCGACGGTGAGCGGCGCCCAGGTGTGCCGGTAGCCCTGGGCGCGCAGCCGCCAACCGGCGGCGTGCGCCCAGTCGGCGAGGTCGGCGACCTCCTGCGGGGTGCGCGGCGCGCAGGTCCACAGCTGGTCGGTGCGGATCTCGCCGGACCAGTTCTCGTACACCCGCCGGTACACCTCGGCGCCGGCCGGCAGATCCGGTGGCGCCGGATCCGCCGCACTCGCGCTGTCCGGCCCGATCGTCCCGCGCAGCAGCCAGGCCGCCCCGCCGAGCGCCGCCGACGCCCCGATCAGGCCGCGCCGGGTCAGCCCCGGCCCCGCGTCCCGCCCCGGCCTTGCGTCCCGCCCCGTTCCCGTCCCCATGCCCCGGCCCCGCCCTCGTCGCGTCCCCACGGCCCGTACCGGTGTTCGGCCGGACTCGTGGGCGAGCGTACGAAGCGTGACCGGCGGCGCCGGCCCGAATCCTCCGGATCTCACCTGATCGAGTGAACCGGACCGGCTCCGTGACCCATGGTGCACCGGGACGCGCAGGCGGGT
The sequence above is drawn from the Kitasatospora sp. NBC_00315 genome and encodes:
- a CDS encoding DUF6262 family protein; translated protein: MTTTVPDPRTAAALAARHRSTDAALGRVHDAITRLRREKTQISVAAVARRANVSRTFLYDHPDARAAVATAMAEAGERRTQMLTDQDEAREATWRERALNAEDALKSAHGEILTQRTRIGELLGQVRDLEAEWTQEAIQRIVTENTTLKQRVRQLTADNRSFDERLKAARSNLRFQDRRVADLEAQIATPPG
- a CDS encoding tyrosine-type recombinase/integrase produces the protein MSATSLLPVHTDRPNRQARDRLEILTALTHSPSFDRVFRESIIRIPRGHAVYRWECLVNRCERVRDGGTDLCSVHRREWNEAKELGVGKAAFVTAAEPLGPSEWIREESCRICPQRPAAHTATRLCVRHQTRWLHLCRSGSVADSDFARWTGEQEALAGYGECQVAVCASLAYSPLGLCSGHRHRYRLHGRPGGASLPDHWWHSYERVGQPVPVVMENREEFRAWCTSVAAVTWPGQINLRGLRPLLRAEIQWGMFRHAEQPEPGRWDLEWIQRMVNACRESCVDSLVDLDLSALGGFSSSIVREMRRELQLIYFTPEDCRQAGFLETDHFGVRFDKRASHIDLTAISQRWLRDLLWDHLAELLRSPSCPRTATPVDSLRRGSTELSAFLEADSPGGGHDPSVLRGEHMQRFVADQRRRERDSLPSIALTSSTGKPPTVTTHTRRTVFNSVRRVLRDALEDGTAERIGLDREFITSMPAGGGAPLRARRPFPDEAARALADVTNLQRLADAYDPSDHGLRDIWEAIVTTGRRTSEVLKLRWDCIGRYGGLAMFWHDQTKVGNYDAAIRIPEGLYDLLAERQRKTLEKFTARHGRAPSPQQRAAMVLFPRTTRNSQMTASLSYTWFIRGFRLWVDELDLGRLVPHQARHTLATNLLRHGATLTHIRRYLGQVSDRMAEHYVHLTSSDLEHVLQHVWVAGPGAAQPGELLAGDSTPLTRQQAQALAIDLSRRSTPAEGGFCTFQPVVEGGACPWNLDCHNCDKFVMSGADLLYWRRKREQWRLLAEGAPDDATADYLHRYFEPTARAIDGLESALAGLGLLDDALALDLRKPQDYFHRVWSTAFRAADLAEAAGDEQDWAEDTTDEQEQCT
- a CDS encoding tyrosine-type recombinase/integrase yields the protein MHAEADRFLRTHDGSGTQKTYAYYLVDHLRWLERECLAFGAVVLRDLERYMGTVGAEVRMPLGEPWRLGKRPYGRAALSTAAACLKGFYLHQASLGINGELGKKLGATRLPSQMDRRRSFLGHVKSEMPANPLAPRGPHRRHPKMLPDGAREKLLATVNSARDRLVVTWLADGGLRIGELCGLHLVDLHLRENAACGECRSPHVHVCHRPGNPNRAEAKTKHPWRIENGTVTGGLIKRVSPAMVHTYFEYLTGGEYPRDRAGHGMLLVQLHGASAGEPWAPVGARRMLGRAGERAGLGLVKPHAFRHSFTSAVLDASDGNLLIARDAGGWASATMVDEVYGHVDVHDPAFDAALRTVWGESK
- a CDS encoding acyl-CoA dehydrogenase family protein produces the protein MTRPNRIDPADLLAVGDLLTDEERLIRDTVRRFADERIRPRIGDWFERGVFPARELAPELGALGLLGMHLDGYGCTGSTAVAYGVACMELEAADSGLRSFVSVQGSLAMRAIHAFGSEEQKQHWLPEMAAGRAIGCFGLTEPDFGSDPAHMRTRAHRKGDDWVLSGTKMWITNGSIADVAVVWAQTEDGIRGFLVPRGTKGFGAHDVHGKLSLRASVTSELVLEDVLLPGDAVLPGVTGLRGPLSCLGEARYGILWGTVGAARDCYTTALAYAKSRIQFERPIAAFQLTQQKLVEMMLEVEKAYLVAVRIGRLKDAGECLPAHVSFGKLNNVRAALEIARSARTVLGANGITTEYPVLRHANNLESVLTYEGTGEIHTLVLGEAITGEAAYH
- a CDS encoding N-acetyltransferase family protein — its product is MYTIRRLTAEELSGAADALGALLVDTVDGGNSLGFLAPLGLPAATAWWRSLAPDLAAGRLLLWVALARDGRVAGTVQLRPATPANGRHRAEIAKLMVHRADRGRRLATYLLAAVEMHAPHVGVSLLVLDTETGSPAERLYESAGWSRAGSIPDFAANPAGVLHPTTLFYKRVEPRPATEEPLSLG
- a CDS encoding cholesterol oxidase substrate-binding domain-containing protein; translation: MGTGTGRDARPGRDAGPGLTRRGLIGASAALGGAAWLLRGTIGPDSASAADPAPPDLPAGAEVYRRVYENWSGEIRTDQLWTCAPRTPQEVADLADWAHAAGWRLRAQGYRHTWAPLTVADGTDAAARVLLVDTGRHLTAIALDGPDTVRVQTGATMEALLALLADHGLGVTACPAPGEVTVGGVLAIGGHGTAVPAAGESRQAGHGYGSLSNQVVRLTAVVRDEAAGRYVLRSFDRAEADSAAFLVHLGRAFLTEVVLRAGADRNLRCVSRLDIPATELFARPGAPGNPRTFADLVDHDGRAEAIWFAFTDRPWLKTWSVAPGRPFGARRVTEPYNYPFSDSIPEPVARLAGQLVGGAWGSAPLFGQLQYLIAKLALTGDLTDILLSGGLLRDLLSGDTLTHLLADGLRSDLWGPSRALLQYVRPSTLRMTANGYAVLARRADLQWVVSEFAAYYRQLLADYQARGEFPVNGTVEIRVTGLDDPAWCGVPGARPPLLSALRPRADHPEWDTAVWLDILTLPNTPGLHRFCRDIEQFLLRTFDGTRAGLRVEWSKGWAYTAEAAWSDPDVLGRAIPDSLRAGGGPGWDEAVAVLDRYDPHRVFGNPFLDALLR